A portion of the Longimicrobium sp. genome contains these proteins:
- a CDS encoding sigma-54 dependent transcriptional regulator, whose product MPRSVLLVDDEPAVVRVISRFFERQEWEVYQALSGEDGVRTFEAQRPDLVVLDVNLPGLSGLQTLEILVARGATVMMLTGQAEVNTAVEAMQLGAESFLTKPVDFAHLQTAAERAVEKVELRRANETLAERMEERSRQGVLGASARMQELARQVDLVAASAHTSVLLLGDSGTGKSFVAQMLHARSPRARGPFVEINCAGLSATFLDSELFGHEKGAFTDAKEMKRGMFEVADHGTIFLDEIGDLAPELQPKLLKVLETRAFRRLGGTREIEVDVRLIAATNHDLQASVKAGKFREDLFYRLSVFPLTIPPLRERSREDVLELIHASLRDLHRRHPDSPGQLTAKALDHLVAYGWPGNVRELRNALERALVLARGADRIGPEHLPEQLRAPGAPRAQRQDWEVLTLEEVERRHIERTLHLTGGNRTLAAEKLAISRATLHAKIKEYGLQEVGRQG is encoded by the coding sequence TCGAGCGCCAGGAGTGGGAAGTCTATCAAGCCCTGTCGGGAGAGGACGGGGTCCGCACCTTCGAGGCGCAGCGCCCGGACCTCGTCGTTCTCGACGTGAACCTTCCCGGGCTTTCCGGCCTGCAGACGCTGGAGATTCTCGTGGCCCGCGGCGCCACCGTCATGATGCTCACCGGCCAGGCCGAGGTGAACACGGCGGTCGAGGCCATGCAGCTGGGCGCCGAAAGCTTCCTCACCAAGCCCGTCGACTTCGCCCACCTGCAGACCGCGGCCGAGCGCGCGGTGGAAAAGGTGGAGCTGCGCCGCGCCAACGAGACGCTGGCCGAGCGGATGGAGGAGCGCAGCCGGCAGGGCGTCCTGGGCGCCAGCGCGCGGATGCAGGAGCTCGCCCGCCAGGTCGACCTCGTGGCCGCCAGCGCGCACACCTCCGTCCTCCTCCTGGGCGACAGCGGCACGGGGAAGAGCTTCGTCGCGCAGATGCTGCACGCGCGCAGCCCCCGCGCACGGGGACCGTTCGTGGAGATCAACTGCGCGGGGCTGTCGGCTACCTTCCTCGACTCCGAGCTCTTCGGCCACGAGAAGGGCGCGTTCACCGACGCCAAGGAGATGAAGCGGGGGATGTTCGAGGTGGCCGACCACGGCACCATCTTCCTGGACGAGATCGGCGACCTGGCGCCCGAGCTGCAGCCCAAGCTGCTCAAGGTGCTGGAGACGCGCGCCTTCCGCCGGCTGGGGGGGACGCGGGAGATCGAGGTGGACGTGCGCCTGATCGCGGCGACGAACCACGACCTGCAGGCGTCGGTGAAGGCGGGGAAGTTCCGCGAGGACCTCTTCTACCGCCTCTCCGTCTTCCCGCTCACCATTCCCCCGCTCCGCGAGCGCTCGCGCGAGGACGTGCTGGAGCTGATCCACGCCTCGCTCCGCGATCTCCATCGCCGCCATCCCGACAGTCCCGGGCAGCTGACCGCGAAGGCGCTCGACCACCTCGTGGCCTACGGCTGGCCGGGAAACGTGCGCGAGCTGCGCAACGCGCTCGAGCGCGCGCTGGTGCTGGCGCGCGGCGCCGACCGCATCGGCCCCGAGCACCTTCCCGAGCAGCTGCGCGCGCCGGGCGCGCCCAGGGCGCAGCGGCAGGACTGGGAGGTGCTGACGCTGGAGGAGGTGGAGCGGCGCCACATCGAGCGCACGCTGCACCTCACCGGCGGCAACCGCACGCTGGCGGCCGAGAAGCTGGCGATCAG